The genomic interval ATGGCGCCGTTGATGTAGGGGCGCTGGTCGTAGGCCCAGTCGAGGTGGATGCCCCGCTCCTTCAGCACCCCTGCGTTGAGCCCGTCCACGACCTCCTTGACCTGGTCGGTCATCTCGAGGATGTTGGTGCCGACCTCGGGCTGGACGCCGATGGCGATGCCCTGCCGGCCGTTCTGCATCATCGCCGCGGTCAGCTTCTCGTAGCCGAAGCCGACCTCCGCCACGTCCCGCACCCGGATGCGCGTCTGGCCGGTCGAGGCGAGGACGATCTCGCCGATCGCCTCCGGGGAGCGGAACTCGGCGACCGTGCGGATGCGGTAGTCGCGGCGGCCGACCCCGAGGTTGCCCGCGGCGACGTTGACGTTCTCCCGCCCGAGGACCCCGATGACGTCGCTCACGGTGAGCCCGTGGCCGGCCAGCTTCGCCGGGTCGACGACGACGTGCATCTCCTTCTCGGTGCCGCCGAAGACGAAGAGGTCGGCGACGCCCCGCACCCTCTCGAGGTGCTGGCGGATGTCGTTCTCGAAGTAGGTGAAGTAGGTGTTGATCGGCGCCTCGTTGCCGGGCCGGGTCTTCATCACCATCCAGATGACCGGCGAGGAGGCCGAACCGGTCGCCTTGAGGACCGGCTTGTCCACGTTCTCCGGGTAGGAGGGGACCTCGTCGAGCTTGTTGGAGACCCGCAGCAGGGCCGAGTCGATCTCGGTGCCGACGGCGAAGCGCAGCACGATCTCCCCCTGGCCGTTGAAGCACTGGCTCTCCATGGTGCGCAGGTCGGGGATCCCCTTGAGGACTTTTTCCTGCTCCTCGACGATGTCCCGCTCGATCTCGTAGGGGGTGGCGCCGCTCCAGACCGTGCGCACCGTGATCTCCGGCTCGGTGACCGTCGGCGAGAGCTGGTAGGGCATTTTCATCAGGGCGAGGGTGCCGAACATCAGCAGCAGGATCACCCCGACGATCACCGTCACCGGTTTTTCGATGGAGAAGCGGACGACATCCATGGGCTACTCGTCCCCCCCCGCGACCCGCACCGGCTGTCCCGGCCGCAGCCGTTCGTTCCCCTTGACCACGACGGAGGCGCCTTCGGTCAGGCCCTCCCCCTCGATCCCGGCGCTCAGCCCCAGGTAGCCGAGGACCATCACCGGGACGAACTGCGCCTGCCCCTCGGCGACGAGGGCCACGCTCGTCCCCCCGGGGCCGCTGACGATGGCGTCCCGGGGGACGACGAAGCTCTCCCGGGCCGGCCCGGTGGGCAGGGCGACCCGGGCCTCCATCCCCTCGAAGAGGCCGTGCTCGTTGGCGGCGCGGATCTTCACGGGGAAGGTCCGGGTCTTGACGTCCCCCCGGCCGATCAGGGCGACGATCCTGCCCGTCTGCCGATTCCCGCCCGCTTCGAAATCGACCTCAAGCCCGACCCGGAGGTGCGCCAGCGCCTCCCCGGGGACGCTGACTATCACGTCCACCTCGTCGTCCCGGGCCATGGTCGCCACGGCCGAGCCCGGCTCCAGCCATTCGCCCCGGTCGGTGAAGCGCTCGAGGATCACCCCGTCGTAGGGGGCCGGGACGGTCTTCTTGCCGAGCTGGGTCTGCAGGGCGGCGACCTGCGCGGCGAGGGAGTCGACCCGCAGGGCGAGGGCCTCGCCGGCATAGAGGTAGTTTTCGTACTCCTGGCGGGAGACCGTCTTCTGGTCGAAGAGGGTCCGGAAACGCTCGGTTTCCAGGCGGGCTTTCTTCGCCTCCACCGCGGCCTGCTTGCGCGAGGCCTCGATGGCCGCGATCTCCCGGCGCAGCACCGACGCTTCGAGGACGACGAGTGTTGCCCCGTCGGCGACCCGCTGCCCCTCCTCGAAGGCCACCTTCGCCACCCGGCCGTTGGCCTCGGCGGCGACCTCGGAGGTTTCGGGATAGGTGACGGTGCCGACGAAGGTGGCTTGGGGGGCGACCGTGCCGACCGTGACCGGCGCGACGGCGACCAGGGCTGGCGGCGGCCCGCCCTCCTGGGCGAGGGCCGGGAGGGCGAAGAGGAGCGGGGCGAGGAGGAGGACCAGTCTGCGCATGGGCGGGGCTCCGGGTTGGCGGCCGGGCGGCCGGTGGGAACGATGTGGGAAGCTTTTATTCTCTCTAAGATGGAGGGGGTGTCAAGGAAATTGGGGTGGCGGGGGTGTTTTACGGTGGATGGCCCAGGTTGCGGGATCTGACACGGCCGCCAAGTCCTTCGAGGCACAGGCATTTCTGGTCTGCAGGTTTAAAATACTGCCATAGTGGTATTTTGTGTGGCTGGGGCTTGGGCGCTTGAATGATACTGTCTTGGCAGTATTTTGCTTGACGGGGGGCTGGTGCTGACATATATACTACCCAGGCAGTAGAATAAATACAAGGGAGGCCGTCATGCCCAAGACGATCAAGCCATTGCCGACCCCGGTCCAGCAAGGGCCGCTGGATGCGGAAACTCTGGGGACGTTTGTCCGCGCCCGGCGTACCCAGTCCGCCATGGGGATTCACGAGGCAGCCGCTTTCTGCGGAGTCGCTGTCGATACGCTGACCAAAATTGAAAAGGCCAAGGGGGATGTCCGGCTCTCCAGTGTTCTCACCGTCTGTCGAATGCTCGGCATCAGCCTCACGGTAGAGAATTGGGAGGAGTAATGTCAGCACAGCTCTCTGTATTTTTGAATCGCGAACCGCTCGGGACGATAACCCTGCATGGCAAGGAGGACCGTTATCAACTGGAGTATGCATCCTCATGGCTTGCCGGCCCGGGGTTTCCAATCTCTCCCCATTTGAACCCCGGGGAGTGCGGCTCGGAACCGGTAAAGCGGTTTCTTGCCAACCTTCTTCCGGAAGGGAAGTGGTTAGACGAACTGTCGGTCGACAACCAGATCTCACAGGGCAACATCTTCGGACTGATCGCACTGATCGGATCGGAGACAACCGGCGCCTTGACCTTCCGGTATGATGGCGAAGGTCTGGAGCCAAGACCGACTGAATTACGCCCGATCAGCGATGAGGAACTGACCGAGCGCATCGCCCAGCGCCAGCAGGTCTCCATTGCCAGGTGGGATGGAAAGCCGCGCCTCTCCGTGACCGGGGTCCAGGATAAGCTGCCGATCTTGATTATGCCGGATGGTGCGTTCGGTTTTGGTGAGGGGGAGTTGGCGTCCACCCATATACTCAAATTCGGCAAGAGACCGGACATGCACATGGTGGTCAACGAGTTCATTTGCATGGAACTGGCCCGCCTGGTCCAACTTCCCGTGGCCAGGGTCTCCCTGCGGAGGCTTGGAGAACCGGTGCTGCTGGTAGAACGATTCGATCGCCGCTGGAACGGGGGCAAGGTGGACCGGTTGCATCTGATCGATGGCTGTCAGATGCTCGACCTGCCGCCGACCTATAAGTACGAGCGTCCCTTCGGCACCTCCGGGGAGGGGGCGCGAATCAGGACCGGGGCCAGTCTGCCCAGGTTGTTCGCAGCGAGCCGGCAGTGCCGGATTCCGGCCCTGGCGAGCAGAGATCTGCTGAACTGGGCCCTGTTTCAGTTGCTGATCGGCAACAGCGACGCCCACGGAAAAAACATCTCGTTCTTCATCGACAAGAGGGGGATCGATGTGGCGCCTGGCTATGATCTGCTGAATATCGATATCTACGGCGACGAATTTGACCGGGATCTTGCCATGGCCGTGGGTGACGAGTTTGTCGCCGGTGAGATCCTGCCGTATCAACTGGCTGAAATGTGCCACGAGTGTGGGTTGCCGCAGAGGCAGGTCGCAACGACCTTGACAAAGCTCTGCACAGCCGTTTTGAAGAACCTGGACAAAATCTCGTTGGACCAAGTGCTTGTGGAGGACGAAGTTTCCTTTGCCGAGGGACTTTTTGGGAGGATCAGGGCCAATGCAAGCCGGTTTCTCGGATTCGCCGAGGAGCTGCCGCATGTCAGGCTCTGAAGGGTTGGGGATTCGCCCCCGGGGGTGAAACCTGGGATCTCTAAAGTTGCGGCGGAAAGAAGCGTGGGCTCAGCAGGATACAGGGCCGCTGGCTTTGCGGCAAAGAAAGATGTTGGCGATTGGAACTTTGTGCGCCTTGGATGGTTTCTGACGGAGAATGGCAGAAAAGTTAACCTGACCCTAATGATCTCTAGAGCCCTCTAACTACCTGGAGTTTCAATACGGGCCTGCCCCCCCCCGTGGCCATTAGAGGTATTTCACGCAAGCAGAAGCGCCATATGCCCCTCCACATGTCTGGAAAACACAAAAAAGCCCCCAAGCTCATGAAAAGCAAGGGGGCTCCAAGTGGTACGGTATGTGGGTTTCTGGGGTCATGTCTTGCCCTGCCACTTTTTTGCAAGGGTGACCGTGGCCGGGGTCCTCTTCGCCTTCTTTATGCAGCCGCTCACCGTCTCTACCATGAACTGTTTCGGGGGTCAGGTCTTGCCCTGCCACTTTTTTGCAAGGGTGGCCGGGGCCTTCTTCGCTTCCTTCATGCAGCTGCTCACCGTCTCCACCATGAACCGGCAGACTTTCGCCAAACCCGTCTGCAGTTTCTCCCTGACCCTCTCCATCGCCATCGAAAGCCTCGCCTTCGCCCTGGCCGTGGGGTTTGTCGGCAGGCTATAACCGGCGCTGCGGGCCGCCTGGGAGCCTGCCCCTGTCTTGCCGGGCTCGGCGCGAATATTTCGAGGCTTGACCTCCGGCCCGCCGTTGCTGATATTATGGCGTCACGGTTTCCATGGCCATCGAGAATTAAAAAACAGATTTTGGAGTAGCAAATGGGGCTTTCCATACAAGAGCAGCTGCTGAAGGCTGGGTTGGTTGACCAGAAACAGGTAAAAAAGGCCAACCACGAAAAACGGGTGCAAAACAAAAAGAAGAAAAAGGGGGAAGCCTCCTCCGACGACAGCGCCGGGGTCAGGCTGAAGCAGCAACGGGAGGCACAGGCAAAAAAAGACCAGCAGCTGAACGCCGAACGGAATCGACGGGCACAACGTGAGGCCGATCAGGCTGCCGCGCAGCAACTCATCGAGACCAATCGGCTGCCGGTGGAAGAGGGACCTG from Desulfuromonas sp. carries:
- a CDS encoding efflux RND transporter periplasmic adaptor subunit, with protein sequence MRRLVLLLAPLLFALPALAQEGGPPPALVAVAPVTVGTVAPQATFVGTVTYPETSEVAAEANGRVAKVAFEEGQRVADGATLVVLEASVLRREIAAIEASRKQAAVEAKKARLETERFRTLFDQKTVSRQEYENYLYAGEALALRVDSLAAQVAALQTQLGKKTVPAPYDGVILERFTDRGEWLEPGSAVATMARDDEVDVIVSVPGEALAHLRVGLEVDFEAGGNRQTGRIVALIGRGDVKTRTFPVKIRAANEHGLFEGMEARVALPTGPARESFVVPRDAIVSGPGGTSVALVAEGQAQFVPVMVLGYLGLSAGIEGEGLTEGASVVVKGNERLRPGQPVRVAGGDE
- a CDS encoding helix-turn-helix domain-containing protein, yielding MPKTIKPLPTPVQQGPLDAETLGTFVRARRTQSAMGIHEAAAFCGVAVDTLTKIEKAKGDVRLSSVLTVCRMLGISLTVENWEE
- a CDS encoding HipA domain-containing protein, producing MSAQLSVFLNREPLGTITLHGKEDRYQLEYASSWLAGPGFPISPHLNPGECGSEPVKRFLANLLPEGKWLDELSVDNQISQGNIFGLIALIGSETTGALTFRYDGEGLEPRPTELRPISDEELTERIAQRQQVSIARWDGKPRLSVTGVQDKLPILIMPDGAFGFGEGELASTHILKFGKRPDMHMVVNEFICMELARLVQLPVARVSLRRLGEPVLLVERFDRRWNGGKVDRLHLIDGCQMLDLPPTYKYERPFGTSGEGARIRTGASLPRLFAASRQCRIPALASRDLLNWALFQLLIGNSDAHGKNISFFIDKRGIDVAPGYDLLNIDIYGDEFDRDLAMAVGDEFVAGEILPYQLAEMCHECGLPQRQVATTLTKLCTAVLKNLDKISLDQVLVEDEVSFAEGLFGRIRANASRFLGFAEELPHVRL
- a CDS encoding DUF2058 family protein; translation: MGLSIQEQLLKAGLVDQKQVKKANHEKRVQNKKKKKGEASSDDSAGVRLKQQREAQAKKDQQLNAERNRRAQREADQAAAQQLIETNRLPVEEGPVAYHYVGDGGTIKRISVTRDVADKLAEGLMGLAVYKRDVVMIPAETVLKVLERDKDSIVTYNDPAQAEDDYPTDW